One region of Camelina sativa cultivar DH55 chromosome 6, Cs, whole genome shotgun sequence genomic DNA includes:
- the LOC104792432 gene encoding AT-hook motif nuclear-localized protein 7-like has translation MDLNFAQNKITDLNRTPPPLSLNSSRHISPSPVTQTAVAAPVTVEDGSTSMRRRGIIYGRDIQGKFLSKDGTQKKRSRSDQRRRRRKKRSSSLTNSIAGDDMSMTLGGGDFRPHLVTVNTGDDIIERIMSFTVNGSRGISVLSANGLVANIKIQTLLRSREVVTFKDVYAIVSLKSSMTILESGEVRTKTGEWRITIGGADGALFGGVLVGSLTAACPVQVVVGSFWPLVTNPPERRIAESHPLAIAPVIPQTLASSSRQVQQQDMIRGRNDKSKAVMIVPTVPRTLDFPARGQVRQPNMISGSSHCQTRGGSQTVNFSARIPSSMALSIMMVQVQQQNMRGPYISHKKDDESQAASIAPRIPSELASSSTGQVAQQGTREAPFQV, from the exons ATGGATCTAAACTttgcacaaaacaaaatcacgGATCTAAACAGAACCCCCCCTCCCTTGTCATTGAACTCATCAAGGCATATCTCTCCCTCTCCGGTCACGCAGACTGCCGTAGCGGCACCAGTCACCGTAGAGGATGGCTCCACCAGCATGAGGAGGAGAGGTATAATTTACGGGCGGGATATACAAGGGAAGTTCCTCAGTAAAGATGGGACACAAAAGAAGAGGTCGCGTtctgatcaaagaagaagaagaagaaagaagaggtcGTCGTCGTTGACAAACAGTATTGCAG GTGATGACATGTCTATGACTTTGGGAGGAGGGGACTTCAGGCCACATCTCGTTACAGTTAACACAGGAGAT GATATAATCGAAAGGATTATGTCTTTCACGGTAAATGGTTCTCGTGGAATAAGTGTGCTGTCGGCAAATGGTTTGGTTGCTAACATCAAGATTCAAACGCTCCTTAGATCCCGTGAAGTCGTGACTTTTAAG GATGTGTATGCGATAGTATCTCTTAAAAGTTCAATGACAATATTGGAGAGCGGAGAAGTGAGGACTAAGACGGGAGAGTGGCGGATTACGATTGGTGGAGCAGATGGAGCCCTCTTTGGTGGTGTTTTAGTCGGTAGTCTCACTGCAGCATGTCCAGTCCAA GTTGTGGTTGGCAGTTTCTGGCCGTTGGTCACAAATCCGCCTGAGAGGAGAATCGCTGAGAGCCATCCGCTGGCTATTGCACCCGTTATTCCACAAACATTGGCTTCCTCCTCAAGACAAGTCCAACAACAAGATATGATACGCGGCCGAAATGATAAGTCCAAAGCTGTGATGATTGTACCTACTGTCCCACGCACACTGGATTTCCCAGCCAGGGGACAAGTCCGACAACCAAACATGATAAGCGGCTCTTCTCACTGTCAGACCAGAGGCGGGTCTCAAACTGTGAATTTTTCAGCCAGGATACCAAGTTCAATGGCTCTCTCAATCATGATGGTACAAGTCCAACAGCAAAATATGAGAGGCCCTTACATCTCTCATAAGAAAGACGATGAGTCCCAAGCTGCGAGTATTGCACCTAGAATACCAAGCGAGCTGGCTTCCTCATCAACAGGACAAGTTGCACAGCAAGGAACGCGGGAAGCTCCATTCCAAGTCTAG
- the LOC104792431 gene encoding bifunctional enolase 2/transcriptional activator, with translation MATITVVKARQIFDSRGNPTVEVDIHTSTGVKVTAAVPSGASTGIYEALELRDGGSDYLGKGVSKAVGNVNNIIGPALIGKDPTQQTAIDNFMVHELDGTQNEWGWCKQKLGANAILAVSLAVCKAGAVVNGIPLYKHIANLAGNPKIVLPVPAFNVINGGSHAGNKLAMQEFMILPVGASSFTEAMKMGVEVYHHLKSVIKKKYGQDATNVGDEGGFAPNIQENKEGLELLKTAIEKAGYTGKVVIGMDVAASEFYSSDKTYDLNFKEENNNGSQKISGDALKDLYKSFVAEYPIVSIEDPFDQDDWEHYAKMTTECGKEVQIVGDDLLVTNPKRVAKAIAEKSCNALLLKVNQIGSVTESIEAVRMSKKAGWGVMTSHRSGETEDTFIADLAVGLSTGQIKTGAPCRSERLAKYNQLLRIEEELGSEAIYAGVNFRTPVEPY, from the exons ATGGCTACTATCACCGTCGTTAAGGCTAGGCAGATCTTTGACAGCCGTGGTAATCCCACCGTtgag GTCGATATCCACACATCCACTGGTGTCAAGGTTACAGCAGCTGTTCCGAGTGGAGCTTCCACTG GAATCTACGAGGCTCTTGAGCTTAGGGATGGAGGATCAGACTACCTTGGAAAGGGTGTCTCTAAG GCTGTTGGCAACGTGAACAACATCATTGGCCCAGCACTTATTGGAAAG GACCCAACTCAGCAGACAGCTATTGACAACTTCATGGTCCATGAGCTTGATGGAACCCAAAACGAGTGGGGTTGGTGCAAACAAAAG CTTGGAGCCAATGCTATTCTAGCTGTGTCTCTTGCTGTCTGCAAAGCCGGGGCTGTTGTCAACGGCATTCCTCTCTACAAG CACATTGCCAATCTTGCTGGAAACCCAAAGATTGTCCTTCCAGTTCCTGCCTTCAACGTCATCAATGGTGGATCCCATGCCGGAAACAAGCTTGCTATGCAGGAGTTTATGATCTTACCTGTTGGAGCTTCTTCCTTCACGGAAGCCATGAAAATGGGTGTGGAAGTTTACCACCACTTGAAG TCTGTGATTAAGAAGAAGTACGGCCAGGATGCCACCAATGTTGGTGATGAAGGTGGCTTTGCACCAAACATTCAGGagaacaaggaaggtcttgaatTGCTCAAGACTGCTATTGAGAAGGCTGGCTACACTGGCAAG GTTGTCATTGGAATGGACGTTGCTGCTTCAGAGTTCTACTCATCTGACAAGACCTATGACTTGAACTTCAAAGAAGAG AACAACAATGGCTCTCAGAAGATTTCTGGAGATGCTCTCAAGGACCTGTACAAGTCCTTTGTTGCTGAGTACCCAATTGTGTCCATTGAGGACCCATTTGACCAAGATGACTGGGAACACTACGCTAAGATGACCACCGAGTGTGGAAAAGAGGTCCAGATTGTCGGTGATGATTTGTTGGTCACCAACCCCAAG AGAGTTGCAAAGGCAATTGCCGAGAAGTCTTGCAATGCTCTTCTTTTGAAG GTTAACCAAATCGGATCTGTAACCGAGAGTATTGAGGCAGTTAGGATGTCGAAGAAGGCAGGATGGGGAGTGATGACCAGCCACAGAAGTGGTGAAACCGAGGACACCTTCATTGCTGATTTAGCCGTTGGGTTGTCTACT GGACAAATCAAGACTGGTGCTCCTTGCAGATCTGAGCGTCTTGCCAAGTACAACCAG CTTTTACGTATCGAGGAGGAGTTGGGATCTGAGGCAATCTACGCTGGAGTCAACTTCCGCACACCAGTGGAACCCTACTAA
- the LOC104792433 gene encoding leucine-rich repeat receptor-like protein kinase PXC1 produces the protein MSIKTLPYLLLLLLQLSISFAQNDTNALTLFRLQTDTHGNLARNWSGSDACSSSWKGVSCSPSSHRVTELSLPSLSLRGPLTSLSSLDQLRFLDLHDNRLNGTVSPLTNCTNLRLVYLAGNDLSGEIPKEISSLKRMIRLDLSDNNIRGVIPREILGFTRVLTIRLQKNELTGRIPDFSQMNSLLELNVSFNELHGNVSDGVVKKFGELSFSGNEGLCGSDPLPGCTFTNDPESSNTDQIVPSNPTSIPHSPVIAEEPRIHGHRGIKPGIIAAVIGSGVAVIVLVSFGFAFCCGRLDRTGGGSKPGSVESGFVGGAGEGKRRSSYGEGGESDATSATDRSRLVFFERRKQFELEDLLKASAEMLGKGSLGTVYKAVLDDGSTTVAVKRLKDANPCPRKEFEQYMEIIGRLKHQNVVKLRAYYYAKEEKLLVYEYLPNGSLHSLLHGNRGPGRIPLDWTTRISLMLGAARGLAKIHDEYSISKIPHGNIKSSNVLLDRTGVALIADFGLSLLLNPVHAIARLGGYRAPEQSEIKRLSQKADVYSFGVLLLEVLTGKAPSMFPSPSRPRSAASVAVEEEEEAVVDLPKWVRSVVKEEWTAEVFDPELLRYKNIEEEMVAMLHIGLACVVPQPEKRPTMAEVVKMVEEIRVEQSPVGEDFDESRNSMSPSLATTEDC, from the exons ATGTCTATCAAAACTCTTCcttacctcctcctcctcctccttcaactCTCAATCTCATTCGCTCAAAACGACACAAACGCACTCACACTCTTCCGCCTCCAAACCGACACACACGGCAACCTCGCACGTAACTGGTCAGGCTCCGACGCTTGTAGCTCCTCATGGAAAGGCGTTTCTTGCTCACCATCATCACACCGCGTCACCGAactctctctcccttctctctcgtTACGTGGACCTttaacctctctctcttccttagACCAGCTCCGTTTCCTTGACCTCCACGACAACAGACTCAACGGCACCGTTTCACCTCTCACGAACTGTACCAACCTCAGGCTCGTTTATCTCGCCGGTAACGATCTCTCCGGTGAGATACCTAAAGAGATCTCGTCTCTTAAACGAATGATACGTCTTGATCTCTCTGATAACAACATCCGTGGAGTGATACCTAGAGAGATCCTCGGGTTTACCCGGGTTTTAACTATCCGGCTCCAGAAAAATGAGTTAACGGGTCGGATCCCGGATTTTTCTCAGATGAACTCGCTTCTTGAGTTGAACGTTTCGTTCAATGAGCTTCACGGTAACGTCTCCGACGGTGTGGTGAAGAAATTTGGAGAATTGAGCTTTTCCGGTAACGAAGGATTATGCGGGTCGGATCCTTTACCGGGTTGTACTTTCACAAACGACCCGGAATCTTCCAATACGGATCAGATTGTTCCTTCGAACCCTACTTCGATTCCGCATTCTCCGGTTATCGCCGAAGAACCGAGAATTCACGGTCACAGAGGGATTAAACCGGGAATAATCGCGGCGGTTATAGGTAGTGGTGTTGCGGTTATTGTTTTGGTATCTTTCGGTTTTGCTTTCTGTTGTGGGAGATTAGACCGGACCGGTGGAGGATCCAAACCCGGAAGTGTAGAGAGTGGTTTCGTCGGCGGAGCAGGAGAAGGGAAGAGACGAAGCAGTTACGGCGAAGGAGGGGAGAGTGATGCTACGTCGGCGACAGATAGGAGCAGGCTTGTGTTTTTCGAGAGGAGGAAACAGTTTGAGCTTGAGGATTTGTTGAAAGCTTCTGCGGAGATGCTTGGTAAAGGGAGTTTAGGGACGGTGTACAAGGCGGTGTTAGACGACGGCTCAACGACCGTAGCGGTGAAACGGCTTAAAGATGCGAATCCTTGTCCGAGGAAAGAGTTTGAGCAGTATATGGAGATTATTGGTAGGCTTAAACACCAAAACGTTGTTAAGCTCAGAGCTTATTACTATGCTAAAGAAGAGAAGCTCTTAGTTTATGAGTATCTTCCTAATGGAAGCTTACACTCCCTTCTTCATG GGAATCGTGGTCCTGGAAGGATTCCATTGGACTGGACCACGAGGATTAGTCTAATGTTAGGAGCAGCGAGAGGATTAGCAAAGATTCACGATGAGTATAGCATTTCAAAGATCCCTCACGGCAACATCAAATCATCTAATGTGCTCTTGGACAGAACCGGTGTCGCATTGATAGCTGATTTCGGTTTATCACTTTTGCTAAACCCGGTTCACGCTATCGCCCGGTTAGGAGGTTACCGTGCGCCGGAACAGTCAGAGATCAAACGGCTCTCTCAGAAAGCTGACGTGTATAGCTTCGGTGTGTTGCTCCTGGAGGTTTTAACAGGGAAAGCGCCCTCGATGTTCCCGTCACCGTCGAGACCTAGATCAGCGGCGTCGGTGgctgtggaggaggaggaagaagcggTGGTCGATTTGCCGAAGTGGGTTAGGTCGGTGGTGAAGGAGGAATGGACCGCGGAGGTGTTTGATCCGGAGCTTTTGAGGTATAAGAACATTGAGGAGGAGATGGTTGCGATGCTTCATATCGGTTTAGCTTGCGTCGTGCCGCAGCCGGAGAAGAGGCCAACGATGGCTGAGGTTGTTAAGATGGTTGAGGAGATAAGAGTTGAGCAATCTCCGGTGGGTGAGGATTTTGATGAGTCAAGAAACTCAATGTCTCCGTCGTTGGCTACTACCGAAGACTGCTAA